The following proteins are co-located in the Komagataeibacter sp. FNDCF1 genome:
- a CDS encoding acetate/propionate family kinase, protein MTRAVLALNAGSSSLKFALFAIEKGETAASPSHRIASGELEGIGTHPHFVAHDASGGVLVDETWAPIAPGTTPAQAHHGPMATLMEWVGRQLGDVDLMAVGHRVVHGGADFIAPVRITPDVLARLAALTPFAPLHQPGSLAPIRALLAQKPDLPQVACFDTGFHHTLPAVAQAQALPRDYAAKGVRRYGFHGLSYEYIASCLRTSAPHLAQGRTIVAHIGSGGSLCALLAGRSVDTTMGFSVLDGLVMGTRCGHLDPGVILYMLREEGLGAAEIENILYHRSGLLGVSGVSADMRDLHARAGMSPEVTQALDLFVYRFAQQAGGMMAALQGLDGLVFTAGIGEHDATIRAAVCARLEWAGIRLDAQANAAHRDIISTPDSAVEVRVIPTDEETTIRRHVLMCLG, encoded by the coding sequence ATGACCCGTGCCGTGCTGGCACTCAACGCAGGCTCATCCAGCCTGAAGTTTGCCCTGTTCGCCATTGAAAAGGGCGAGACAGCGGCCTCGCCTTCCCATCGCATTGCATCGGGGGAACTGGAGGGGATCGGCACCCATCCCCATTTTGTCGCCCATGATGCATCGGGTGGCGTGCTGGTGGATGAGACATGGGCACCGATTGCCCCCGGCACCACGCCGGCGCAGGCCCATCATGGCCCCATGGCCACCCTTATGGAGTGGGTTGGCAGGCAGCTGGGTGATGTCGATCTCATGGCCGTGGGCCACAGGGTGGTGCACGGGGGGGCGGATTTCATTGCCCCCGTACGGATCACGCCCGATGTGCTGGCCCGTCTTGCTGCCCTGACCCCTTTCGCCCCGCTGCACCAGCCGGGCAGCCTGGCCCCCATCCGTGCCCTGCTGGCCCAGAAGCCGGACCTGCCGCAGGTGGCGTGTTTCGATACCGGCTTCCATCACACATTGCCTGCCGTGGCGCAGGCACAGGCGCTGCCACGCGACTATGCGGCCAAGGGTGTGCGGCGCTACGGATTCCACGGCCTGTCGTATGAATATATCGCATCCTGCCTGCGTACATCCGCGCCGCATCTGGCGCAGGGGCGTACCATTGTCGCCCATATTGGCAGCGGTGGCAGCCTGTGCGCGCTGCTGGCCGGACGCAGCGTGGACACCACCATGGGCTTCTCGGTGCTGGACGGGCTGGTCATGGGCACGCGCTGCGGGCACCTGGACCCCGGTGTGATCCTGTACATGCTGCGTGAAGAAGGGCTGGGCGCGGCCGAGATCGAGAATATTCTCTATCACCGCTCCGGCCTGCTGGGTGTGTCGGGTGTGTCGGCGGACATGCGCGACCTGCACGCCAGGGCCGGCATGAGCCCGGAGGTTACACAGGCGCTGGACCTGTTCGTCTACCGTTTTGCCCAGCAGGCCGGCGGCATGATGGCCGCACTGCAGGGGCTGGACGGGCTGGTGTTCACCGCCGGTATTGGCGAGCATGACGCCACCATCCGCGCGGCGGTATGCGCGCGGTTGGAATGGGCGGGAATCCGTCTCGATGCGCAGGCCAATGCCGCGCATCGGGACATCATCAGCACGCCGGACAGTGCTGTGGAGGTGCGGGTCATCCCCACCGATGAGGAAACAACAATCCGTCGGCACGTGCTGATGTGTCTGGGCTGA
- a CDS encoding L,D-transpeptidase, translating to MMLPVRLIRLHALALISVFITSSTTQASTTTLPDAALLLQRAMVQELGIQQLPLRPRQTQRAMALATAMLDRTAAWPQEPEVILVVDRAPMAQLMWVVLARPGEHTLAPLGMVAVSTGRPGRKEHFRTPVGIFFNNGQIYGYRALGTKNEHGIRGNGEKGMRVWDFGWQTTEDWRRKGAVAVVRLEMHATDPTFLEARLGQADSEGCIRIPARVNSFIDRHGLLDRQLDLMAQQNDPQKARSIRALLGASHTPTPLEGDRVVVVDSSDTHALLSDPALAQRIQDSFAQFLAASQNPAAGTTPAQVAGQPLAPLPLTAPPAATQPASPPVSTPVPAPAPSAVSVPATAPVPPAPAPAPAPAPAPAPAPAPAPAPAPAPAPDDWGD from the coding sequence ATGATGCTTCCAGTACGCCTGATCCGGTTACACGCACTGGCCCTGATCAGCGTGTTCATCACCAGCAGCACAACACAGGCCAGCACGACCACCCTGCCCGATGCAGCGCTCCTGCTCCAGCGTGCCATGGTGCAGGAACTGGGCATCCAGCAGCTTCCCCTCCGCCCCCGCCAGACACAGCGCGCCATGGCGCTGGCCACTGCCATGCTGGACCGGACCGCGGCATGGCCGCAGGAACCCGAAGTGATCCTGGTGGTGGACCGCGCGCCGATGGCCCAGCTCATGTGGGTTGTTCTGGCCCGGCCAGGGGAACACACGCTTGCCCCGCTGGGTATGGTGGCGGTCAGTACCGGGCGCCCCGGGCGCAAGGAGCACTTCCGCACACCGGTAGGCATCTTCTTCAACAACGGGCAGATCTACGGCTACCGCGCGCTGGGCACCAAGAACGAACATGGCATCCGGGGCAATGGCGAGAAAGGGATGCGGGTCTGGGATTTCGGCTGGCAGACGACCGAGGACTGGCGCCGCAAGGGAGCGGTGGCCGTCGTGCGGCTGGAAATGCATGCGACTGACCCCACCTTTCTGGAAGCCCGGCTGGGGCAGGCGGATTCGGAAGGCTGCATCCGCATTCCCGCCCGCGTGAACAGCTTCATTGACCGCCACGGCCTGCTTGATCGCCAGCTTGACCTGATGGCACAGCAGAACGACCCGCAGAAGGCCCGCTCCATCCGTGCGCTGCTTGGCGCCAGCCATACCCCCACCCCGCTGGAAGGGGACCGGGTGGTGGTGGTGGATTCATCCGACACGCATGCCCTGCTATCCGACCCTGCCCTTGCCCAGCGCATACAGGACAGCTTTGCCCAATTCCTCGCGGCATCGCAGAACCCGGCGGCAGGCACCACCCCCGCACAGGTCGCAGGCCAGCCCCTGGCCCCGCTGCCCCTGACCGCCCCCCCGGCCGCAACACAGCCCGCATCGCCCCCGGTATCCACACCCGTTCCGGCACCCGCACCCTCTGCGGTGAGCGTACCAGCCACCGCCCCGGTGCCGCCTGCTCCTGCTCCTGCTCCTGCTCCTGCTCCTGCTCCTGCTCCTGCTCCTGCTCCTGCTCCTGCTCCTGCTCCTGCTCCTGCTCCTGACGACTGGGGCGATTGA
- a CDS encoding phosphoketolase — protein MSETASATPLSTADVALFNKWWHAANYLSIAQIYLLANPLLREPLKLEHTKPRLLGHWGTTPGLNFLYLHLNRIIREQDRSILFVAGPGHGAPGVVASTYLEGTYSEYFPEVSQDADGLARLVKQFSFPGGIPSHAAPTTPGSINEGGELGYSLSHAYGAAFDNPDLVVACVVGDGEAETGPMATSWHSNKFLDPRTDGAVLPILHLNGYKIANPTVLARIAPEELLSLFRGYGYDPIVVEGHDPDIMHQKMAVAMDTAFARIAEIQKAAREKNETVRPAWPMIIMRTPKGWTCPKTVDGLRTEGYWRAHQVPITDMTKPEHLKLLDEWMHSYRPEELFDENGTLMPEIAALAPKGDRRMSANPHANGGLLRRDLRLPDVREYAVSVSSPGHELGEATRVLGSWLRDVMKLNLPARNFRVLAPDENNSNRLNAVLDVTNRAWNAETFDYDDHLAVDGHVMEILSEHTCQGWLEGYLLTGRHGFLSCYEAFIHIVDSMVNQHAKWIKQADEVPWRAPIASLNYLLTSHVWRQDHNGFSHQDPGFIDHVLNKKAKTVRVYLPPDANTLLCTAKTCLESRDRVNVIVAGKQPEPQWLDMDAAMAHCAKGIGIWEWASNDKGGEPDVVMACAGDVPTMETLAAVQLLNRHLPDLKIRVINVVDLLTLESRTQHPDGLDDFVFDSLFTTDKPVIFAFHGYPALIHKLIYKRTNCRNFHVHGYREEGSTTTPFDMTVRNSLDRFHLVQNVIRRVPGLAAKAAYANEAISNKLVEHTEYVAQYGQDLPEIRNWRWS, from the coding sequence ATGAGTGAAACTGCATCCGCAACACCGCTGTCCACAGCGGATGTCGCGCTGTTCAACAAATGGTGGCATGCAGCAAACTATCTGTCGATTGCGCAGATCTACCTGCTGGCCAATCCGCTGCTGCGTGAACCGCTCAAGCTGGAACACACCAAGCCGCGCCTGCTGGGCCACTGGGGCACCACGCCAGGGCTGAATTTCCTCTACCTGCATCTCAACCGCATCATCCGTGAGCAGGACCGCAGCATCCTGTTCGTGGCGGGGCCGGGGCACGGGGCGCCGGGTGTTGTCGCCAGTACCTATCTGGAAGGGACATACAGCGAGTATTTCCCCGAAGTGTCGCAGGATGCGGACGGGCTGGCCCGTCTGGTCAAGCAGTTCTCCTTCCCCGGTGGCATTCCCAGCCATGCCGCACCCACCACGCCGGGTTCGATCAATGAAGGCGGTGAACTGGGCTATTCGCTCTCGCACGCCTATGGCGCGGCATTTGACAATCCCGACCTGGTTGTTGCCTGCGTGGTGGGCGATGGCGAGGCCGAGACCGGCCCCATGGCCACGTCATGGCACAGCAACAAGTTCCTTGACCCCCGGACCGATGGCGCGGTCCTGCCGATCCTGCACCTTAACGGCTACAAGATCGCCAACCCCACCGTTCTGGCCCGCATCGCGCCAGAGGAACTGCTGAGCCTGTTCCGGGGCTACGGTTATGACCCGATCGTGGTGGAAGGCCATGACCCGGACATCATGCACCAGAAGATGGCCGTGGCGATGGATACGGCCTTTGCCCGCATTGCGGAAATCCAGAAAGCCGCGCGTGAGAAGAACGAGACCGTGCGCCCGGCCTGGCCCATGATCATCATGCGCACCCCCAAGGGCTGGACCTGCCCCAAGACGGTGGACGGTCTGCGCACGGAAGGGTACTGGCGCGCCCATCAGGTGCCCATTACCGACATGACCAAGCCCGAGCATCTCAAGCTGCTCGACGAATGGATGCATAGCTACCGGCCGGAAGAACTGTTTGACGAAAACGGCACCCTGATGCCCGAAATCGCGGCGCTGGCGCCGAAGGGCGACCGCCGGATGAGTGCCAACCCGCACGCCAATGGCGGCCTGCTGCGCCGCGACCTGCGCCTGCCCGATGTGCGTGAATATGCGGTGAGCGTGTCCTCGCCGGGGCATGAACTGGGTGAGGCCACGCGCGTGCTCGGGTCGTGGCTGCGCGATGTGATGAAGCTCAACCTGCCCGCGCGCAACTTCCGTGTGCTGGCCCCCGATGAGAACAATTCCAACCGCCTGAATGCCGTGCTGGACGTGACCAACCGCGCCTGGAACGCCGAAACTTTCGATTATGATGACCATCTGGCGGTTGATGGTCATGTGATGGAAATCCTGAGCGAGCACACCTGCCAGGGCTGGCTGGAAGGCTACCTGCTGACCGGTCGCCACGGGTTCCTGTCATGCTACGAGGCATTCATCCACATCGTGGATTCGATGGTCAACCAGCATGCCAAATGGATCAAGCAGGCCGATGAGGTGCCCTGGCGCGCGCCGATCGCGTCGCTGAACTACCTGCTGACATCGCATGTCTGGCGGCAGGACCATAACGGCTTCAGCCATCAGGACCCCGGCTTCATTGACCATGTGCTGAACAAGAAGGCCAAGACGGTGCGGGTGTACCTGCCGCCCGATGCCAACACCCTGCTGTGCACGGCGAAGACCTGCCTGGAAAGCCGTGACCGTGTGAACGTGATCGTGGCGGGAAAGCAGCCCGAGCCGCAGTGGCTGGACATGGATGCCGCCATGGCGCATTGCGCCAAGGGCATCGGCATCTGGGAATGGGCCAGCAATGACAAGGGCGGTGAGCCGGATGTGGTCATGGCCTGTGCGGGTGACGTGCCGACCATGGAAACGCTGGCGGCGGTGCAGTTGCTGAACAGACACCTGCCGGACCTGAAGATCCGCGTGATCAACGTGGTTGACCTGCTGACGCTTGAATCAAGGACCCAGCATCCGGACGGTCTGGATGACTTTGTGTTCGACAGCCTGTTTACCACCGACAAGCCGGTCATCTTCGCATTCCATGGCTATCCAGCGCTGATTCACAAGCTGATCTACAAGCGGACCAACTGCCGCAACTTCCATGTGCATGGCTACCGCGAGGAAGGGTCTACCACCACACCGTTTGACATGACGGTGCGCAACAGTCTGGATCGCTTCCATCTTGTGCAGAACGTGATCCGGCGCGTGCCCGGCCTTGCGGCAAAAGCGGCCTATGCCAACGAGGCGATCAGCAACAAGCTGGTCGAACACACGGAATATGTGGCGCAGTACGGTCAGGACCTGCCCGAGATCCGGAACTGGCGCTGGTCGTAA
- the hpnA gene encoding hopanoid-associated sugar epimerase, which translates to MTAPTLVTGATGFVGSAVARNLIERGHSLRLMVRKGSDLTNLRDLPAELVEGDLSTPGSFDAAVKGCRYVFHVAADYRLWVPDPVPMMVANVEGTRALMLAAQKAGVERIVYCSSVAALGLIGDGTVSDEETPVHEHGVIGIYKRSKYRAEQEVLRLVHERALPAVIVNPSTPVGPRDIKPTPTGQMILDCAAGRMPAYVDTGVNIVHVDDVAEGHALALERGRIGEKYILGGQNYLLRDLFAMTAELAGVAPPRISLPQAVIWPVAVASEWLSRAFGIAPRVTREMLAMSHKKMFFSSDKAIRELGYAPRPAREAVKDAIDWFRQHGMLD; encoded by the coding sequence ATGACTGCCCCAACCCTTGTAACCGGTGCGACCGGTTTTGTCGGCTCCGCCGTTGCCCGTAACCTGATCGAGCGTGGGCATTCGCTCCGGCTCATGGTGCGCAAGGGGAGCGATCTGACCAACCTGCGCGACCTGCCCGCCGAACTGGTCGAGGGGGACCTGTCCACCCCCGGCAGCTTCGATGCGGCGGTGAAGGGCTGCCGCTACGTGTTCCATGTCGCGGCGGATTACCGGCTGTGGGTGCCCGACCCGGTGCCGATGATGGTGGCCAATGTGGAGGGCACGCGCGCGCTGATGCTGGCGGCACAGAAGGCGGGGGTGGAACGCATCGTCTACTGCTCCTCCGTCGCGGCGCTGGGACTGATCGGTGATGGCACGGTGTCGGATGAGGAAACGCCGGTGCACGAGCATGGCGTGATCGGCATCTACAAGCGTTCCAAATACCGTGCCGAGCAGGAAGTCCTGCGCCTGGTGCATGAGCGCGCGCTGCCTGCCGTGATCGTGAACCCCTCCACCCCCGTAGGCCCGCGTGACATCAAGCCCACGCCCACGGGGCAGATGATCCTGGACTGTGCCGCGGGCCGCATGCCGGCCTATGTCGATACCGGCGTGAACATCGTGCATGTGGATGACGTGGCCGAGGGCCATGCCCTGGCGCTGGAGCGCGGGCGCATAGGCGAGAAATACATCCTGGGCGGCCAGAACTATCTGCTGCGCGACCTGTTCGCCATGACTGCCGAACTGGCGGGCGTCGCGCCCCCGCGCATCAGCCTGCCGCAGGCGGTGATCTGGCCCGTGGCGGTGGCCAGTGAATGGCTGTCGCGCGCCTTTGGCATCGCGCCGCGCGTCACGCGGGAGATGCTGGCCATGTCGCACAAGAAGATGTTCTTCTCATCGGACAAGGCCATCCGCGAACTCGGCTACGCTCCGCGCCCCGCGCGGGAAGCGGTGAAGGACGCCATAGACTGGTTCCGCCAGCACGGAATGCTGGACTGA
- the hpnE gene encoding hydroxysqualene dehydroxylase HpnE, whose amino-acid sequence MAGHVHIVGGGLAGLSAAVELAGGSERVTVYEAGPACGGRARSYLDRQLGCRIDNGNHLLLSGNPAVYRYLGLIGAQDTLVGPARPVFPFVDLSDRLRWTLDLSRGRVPLWVLSKRRRVPGMRLAELRGLLALMEATPDMVVSDCLQPGSLARRLLEPFAISVLNTMPDTGSAGLLGAVVKESLAKGGRNCLPRFPAVGLSESFVDPAVAHLSVLRAEVRTGSRISAVEMAEGQVTALRLGEERIALGAQDTVIMAVPPPVAASLLAAELPGFSAPDEFESILNVHFLLPEPPVLTGGLAQARFIGVVGGISEWVFAKERILSVTVSAANRYATRDLDELAAIIWNEVRAAIDPAATVPLPVAMPPLRIVREKRATFAATPAQDRMRPDTRTMAANLLLAGDWTATGLPATIEGAIRSGAAAARAVHDRRGTAGRPQ is encoded by the coding sequence ATGGCGGGACATGTCCATATCGTAGGCGGCGGCCTGGCCGGGCTGTCGGCGGCGGTTGAGCTGGCCGGTGGCAGCGAGCGGGTCACGGTTTATGAGGCGGGACCGGCCTGTGGCGGCCGCGCACGCTCCTATCTTGACCGCCAGCTGGGCTGCCGGATCGACAATGGCAACCATCTGCTGCTGTCAGGCAACCCGGCGGTGTACCGCTATCTGGGGCTGATCGGGGCGCAGGATACGCTGGTGGGGCCTGCACGCCCCGTCTTTCCGTTCGTGGACCTGTCCGACCGGCTGCGCTGGACGCTGGACCTCTCCCGCGGCCGGGTGCCGCTGTGGGTGCTGTCGAAGCGCAGGCGGGTGCCGGGCATGCGGCTGGCGGAACTGCGTGGCCTGCTGGCGCTGATGGAGGCGACACCGGACATGGTGGTGTCCGACTGCCTGCAGCCGGGCAGCCTTGCGCGCCGCCTGCTCGAACCCTTTGCCATATCCGTTCTCAACACCATGCCCGATACCGGCAGCGCCGGCCTGCTGGGTGCGGTGGTGAAGGAAAGTCTTGCGAAGGGGGGCCGCAACTGCCTGCCGCGCTTCCCCGCCGTGGGGCTGTCCGAAAGTTTCGTGGACCCCGCTGTGGCCCACCTGTCGGTGCTCAGGGCCGAGGTGCGCACCGGCAGCCGGATAAGCGCGGTGGAGATGGCGGAGGGCCAGGTCACGGCCCTGCGGCTGGGGGAGGAACGGATTGCCCTTGGCGCGCAGGATACCGTCATCATGGCGGTGCCGCCCCCCGTGGCGGCCAGCCTTCTGGCTGCCGAACTGCCCGGTTTCAGCGCGCCGGATGAATTCGAGTCGATCCTGAACGTGCATTTCCTGCTGCCCGAACCCCCGGTGCTGACCGGCGGGCTGGCGCAGGCCCGCTTCATTGGTGTCGTGGGCGGGATCAGCGAATGGGTGTTTGCAAAGGAGCGCATCCTTTCGGTCACGGTCAGTGCCGCCAACCGCTACGCCACGCGGGACCTGGATGAACTGGCCGCCATCATCTGGAACGAGGTACGTGCCGCGATCGACCCGGCGGCGACGGTCCCGCTGCCGGTGGCCATGCCACCGCTCCGGATCGTGCGTGAAAAGCGTGCGACCTTTGCCGCAACCCCCGCACAGGACCGGATGCGGCCGGATACGCGCACCATGGCCGCCAACCTGCTGCTGGCAGGGGACTGGACGGCAACGGGCCTGCCCGCCACGATTGAAGGGGCGATCCGCTCCGGTGCCGCGGCAGCCCGGGCCGTGCATGACCGCCGGGGTACCGCCGGCCGTCCGCAATGA
- a CDS encoding glycosyltransferase, with protein MFLLALSILVCVIWLGLIFCHGRFWQAGPILAPVRGSQLAAASCPEVCVVVPARDEAASVARCVSSLLAQDYPGQLHVILVDDNSTDGTGRLARAVPDPHRRLTVVTGRARPAGWSGKLWAVAQGVARARELVPDSSGFVLLTDADITHDPRHVSTLVAKAQAEHLDQVSEMVELNCASQAERMLVPAFVFFFALLYPFASVNNPRSRVAGAAGGTVLVRWSALARIGGIGSLRGALIDDCTLAAHVKHSGGRIYLGHSCLARSIRPYPHPADIWRMVARTAYVQLGYSPLLLAGTVVGMVLVWIVPMQLALLGHGLPCLLGAGAWVLSMASYTPTLRRFGLSPSWALLLPVIAGFYTLATIGSALDHHRGRGVVWKSRAYTEPDGAISTHAGGEGTATAMNRTMGDDVG; from the coding sequence ATGTTCCTGCTCGCGCTTTCCATACTGGTGTGTGTCATCTGGCTTGGGCTGATTTTCTGTCATGGGCGCTTCTGGCAGGCGGGGCCGATCCTGGCGCCGGTGCGTGGCAGCCAGCTTGCGGCGGCCAGCTGCCCCGAAGTGTGCGTGGTGGTACCTGCGCGGGATGAGGCGGCGTCGGTCGCGCGCTGTGTCAGCTCCCTGCTGGCACAGGACTATCCCGGCCAGCTGCATGTCATACTGGTGGATGACAACAGCACCGACGGCACGGGCAGGCTGGCCCGCGCCGTGCCGGATCCGCACAGGCGGCTGACGGTCGTGACCGGCAGGGCACGCCCCGCGGGCTGGAGCGGCAAGCTGTGGGCGGTGGCCCAGGGCGTGGCCCGCGCGCGGGAACTGGTGCCGGATTCAAGCGGATTCGTGCTGCTGACCGATGCCGACATCACCCATGATCCGCGTCATGTCTCCACCCTGGTGGCCAAGGCGCAGGCGGAACATCTGGACCAGGTGTCCGAGATGGTGGAACTGAACTGCGCAAGCCAGGCCGAGCGCATGCTGGTGCCGGCCTTCGTGTTCTTCTTCGCGCTGCTCTACCCCTTTGCCAGCGTGAACAACCCGCGCAGCCGGGTGGCGGGGGCCGCGGGCGGCACGGTGCTGGTGCGCTGGAGCGCGCTTGCGCGCATCGGCGGGATCGGGAGCCTGCGCGGCGCGCTGATCGACGACTGCACGCTGGCCGCCCACGTCAAGCACAGTGGCGGGCGCATCTATCTGGGCCATAGCTGTCTTGCCCGTTCCATCCGCCCCTATCCGCATCCGGCCGATATCTGGCGCATGGTGGCCCGCACGGCGTATGTGCAGCTTGGCTATTCCCCCCTGCTGCTGGCCGGGACCGTGGTTGGCATGGTGCTGGTCTGGATCGTGCCCATGCAGCTTGCCCTGCTGGGCCACGGCCTGCCCTGCCTGCTGGGGGCTGGGGCGTGGGTGCTGTCCATGGCGTCCTACACGCCCACGCTGCGCCGCTTCGGGCTGTCGCCCTCATGGGCGCTCTTGCTGCCGGTCATCGCGGGGTTCTATACGCTGGCCACGATCGGTTCGGCACTGGACCACCATCGGGGCCGGGGCGTGGTGTGGAAAAGCCGCGCCTATACCGAGCCCGATGGCGCGATCTCGACACATGCGGGCGGTGAGGGCACCGCGACCGCAATGAACCGCACCATGGGGGATGACGTAGGGTGA
- the hpnC gene encoding squalene synthase HpnC, producing the protein MNTDEQAVWGSGDVSSGKDAGDENFPVGSLLISRRLRPHVHAYYDFARVIDDIVDTDRLDPQAKIARLDAMEDVVLGRRTAPDRRDAQAAVRVGDTLARTGVSTSTATDLIVAFRQDAVKNRYDTWEELEEYCRYSANPVGRFLLELHGEDPKTFGASDALCTALQVLNHLQDCADDLRNLDRCYLPRPWLEREGVTIDDLRRPYAVPGLRRVFAALLDRVDELNRHAALLPRMIRDRRMRMEAAVIVGLSKRLAARLRVEDPVAGRVKLSRADVMGAVAGAMRTLV; encoded by the coding sequence GTGAATACAGATGAGCAGGCCGTGTGGGGCAGCGGGGATGTCTCGTCCGGCAAGGACGCCGGGGACGAGAACTTTCCGGTCGGCTCCCTGCTGATCAGCCGCAGGCTGCGCCCGCACGTGCATGCCTACTATGATTTTGCCCGCGTGATCGACGATATCGTCGATACCGACCGGCTGGACCCGCAGGCCAAGATCGCCCGCCTTGACGCCATGGAGGACGTGGTACTGGGCCGGCGTACCGCCCCCGACCGGCGTGATGCGCAGGCGGCGGTGCGCGTGGGCGATACGCTGGCCCGCACGGGTGTATCCACATCCACGGCCACCGACCTGATCGTGGCCTTCCGGCAGGATGCGGTGAAGAACCGCTACGACACGTGGGAGGAACTGGAGGAATACTGCCGCTATTCCGCCAACCCCGTGGGGCGGTTCCTGCTGGAACTGCATGGCGAGGACCCGAAGACATTCGGCGCGTCGGATGCGCTGTGCACGGCGCTGCAGGTGCTCAACCACCTGCAGGACTGCGCCGATGACCTGCGCAATCTGGACCGCTGCTACCTGCCGCGGCCATGGCTTGAGCGTGAGGGGGTGACGATCGACGACCTGCGCCGCCCCTATGCCGTGCCCGGCCTGCGCCGCGTGTTTGCCGCGCTGCTGGACAGGGTGGATGAACTCAACCGCCACGCCGCCCTGCTGCCGCGCATGATCCGTGACCGGCGCATGCGCATGGAAGCGGCGGTGATTGTCGGTCTGTCGAAGCGGCTGGCAGCCCGCCTGCGGGTGGAGGACCCGGTGGCGGGCCGCGTCAAGCTTTCGCGCGCCGATGTGATGGGGGCTGTGGCGGGGGCCATGCGCACGCTGGTCTGA
- the hpnD gene encoding presqualene diphosphate synthase HpnD translates to MFFLRARHDEAPVPGCDAADLAQVEQVVVRSGTSFGKGMRILPPDRRYGMYAVYAFCRLVDDVADDEGDPADKCRRLEEWRARITRLYAGEARDGIDRVLMATIRRFDLRQQDFNDVIDGMEMDARGPVVAPDEATFDLYCDRVASAVGRLSVRVFGDASASADQVAYHLGRALQITNILRDVAEDARLGRLYLPRDLLERFGIPPEPEAVVRAPRLEQVGRILAGRAHDHFRAAAAAMAECDRTAMRPARLMGATYAAILAAQERQGWGTPERRVSLSRPRKVLIALRALAG, encoded by the coding sequence ATGTTTTTTTTGCGCGCGCGGCATGATGAGGCCCCGGTACCGGGCTGCGACGCCGCCGACCTGGCACAGGTCGAGCAGGTCGTGGTGCGGTCGGGCACGTCCTTTGGCAAGGGAATGCGCATCCTGCCGCCGGACCGGCGGTATGGCATGTACGCGGTCTACGCCTTCTGCCGCCTGGTCGATGACGTGGCTGATGATGAGGGCGATCCCGCCGACAAGTGCCGCAGGCTGGAGGAATGGCGCGCGCGCATCACCCGGCTCTACGCAGGTGAGGCGCGTGATGGCATCGACCGTGTGCTGATGGCCACCATCCGCCGTTTCGACCTGCGCCAGCAGGACTTCAACGACGTGATCGACGGCATGGAAATGGATGCCCGCGGCCCCGTTGTCGCCCCCGATGAGGCCACCTTCGACCTGTATTGCGACCGCGTGGCTTCCGCCGTGGGGCGGCTGTCGGTACGGGTGTTTGGCGATGCCTCGGCCAGCGCCGACCAGGTGGCCTATCATCTGGGCCGGGCACTGCAGATCACCAACATCCTGCGCGACGTGGCGGAGGATGCCCGGCTGGGCCGCCTGTACCTGCCGCGTGACCTGCTGGAGCGTTTTGGCATCCCGCCCGAACCTGAAGCCGTGGTGCGCGCGCCACGGCTGGAACAGGTCGGGCGCATCCTGGCCGGTCGCGCGCATGATCATTTCCGTGCGGCGGCGGCGGCCATGGCAGAATGCGACCGTACGGCCATGCGGCCCGCGCGCCTGATGGGGGCGACGTACGCCGCCATCCTCGCGGCGCAGGAGCGTCAGGGCTGGGGCACGCCGGAGCGTCGGGTCTCGCTGTCGCGCCCGCGCAAGGTGCTGATCGCGCTGCGCGCGCTGGCGGGCTGA